From Triticum urartu cultivar G1812 chromosome 2, Tu2.1, whole genome shotgun sequence, a single genomic window includes:
- the LOC125536134 gene encoding ribonuclease 1-like: MKLVVVLSALLLLSLLAVSSAEEFDFFYLVQQWPGSFCDTKKGCCFPDTGKPATDFGIHGLWPNYAKCKTRGELDGALEMVTKRKKKCWPENCNSERLKLWEIKDLVTELDANWPTLACKGGKSIEFWTHEWEKHGTCSNLDQHGYFATALGFKARHNLTGILADAGIVPSDSETYFLSSIRDAIKEGTGFTANLECNRGVAGETQLFQVYQCIDSAGENLIDCPLPMQGNCKDRVQLPAF, encoded by the exons ATGAAGCTTGTCGTTGTGCTCTCggccctgctcctgctttctctCCTCGCCGTCTCCTCCGCCGAGGAATTCGATTTCTTCTACCTTGTTCAGCAA TGGCCTGGGTCCTTCTGTGACACGAAGAAGGGGTGCTGCTTCCCGGACACCGGCAAGCCGGCGACGGACTTCGGCATCCACGGGCTGTGGCCCAACTACGCCAAGTGCAAGACCCGCGGCGAGCTCGACGGCGCCCTGGAGATGGTGACCAAGCGCAAGAAGAAGTGCTGGCCGGAGAACTGCAACAGCGAGCGCCTCAAGCTCTGGGAGATCAAGGACCTGGTGACGGAGCTGGACGCCAACTGGCCGACGCTGGCGTGCAAGGGCGGCAAGAGCATCGAGTTCTGGACCCACGAGTGGGAGAAGCACGGCACCTGCTCCAACCTGGACCAGCACGGCTACTTCGCGACGGCGCTCGGCTTCAAGGCCCGCCACAACCTCACCGGCATCCTCGCCGACGCCGGGATCGTGCCGTCGGACAGCGAGACCTACTTCCTCAGCAGCATCAGGGACGCCATCAAGGAGGGGACCGGGTTCACGGCGAACCTCGAGTGCAACCGCGGCGTCGCCGGCGAGACGCAGCTGTTCCAGGTGTACCAGTGCATCGACAGCGCCGGGGAGAACCTCATCGACTGCCCGCTGCCGATGCAGGGCAACTGCAAAGACAGGGTCCAGCTGCCGGCCTTCTGA